Part of the Desulfovibrio desulfuricans genome, CTTGTCTTCGGCTTCTGGTAAACCGCCATCAGACTCATTTTGCGCATAAGCCGTCGCACGCGATTACGCCCAATTAGATGCCCTTCATCACGCAGAACGTTGCGCATTTGCCGGGAACCGAAGAACGGCAACTCCAGAAACAATTCATCTATGCGCTTCATGAGCACCAAATTGTACGCGGACTCACCGATCGGTTGGTAGTAGTATGTTGAGCGTTGCAGTTTGAGGATTTCGCACTGCCGCCGAACACTGAGCACTGGATGCCCCAAGTCGACGATTTTACGCCTTCGCTCGCAGCTCAAATTTTGGCGAAGGCTTGCTGTAAAAAATCCTTCTCCACAGTAAGTTGGCCAATCTTGGCATGAAGCTCCTTGATGCGGGCTTCATCATTCTGCTGAGCCTTCTGGGACTTGCCCGCAAAGCCAGCTGCAATCTGCTCCTTGGCCTGCTGCTTCCACTGAGAAATCTGATTTGGATGCACGCCATGCTTGCTGGCAAGCTCGGACAAGCTTTGCTCGCCAGACAGGGCATCAAGGGCGACGCGGGTCTTGAATTCGGCGGTGAACTTCCTTCTCGATTTGGACATAAAAAGCCTCCTTTGACTTCTTACGTCCACCTTAGCTCACGGTCCAGTTTTCCGAACCCACTTCTAATCCCGCCAACAACCAGTCGTATGAGGTTGTTGAGGTTCTGGGTTCTTTGTGGGAACAGCAATACTACCTCAAGGTGGGGGATAAAATTTTCCCCAGCCCTGTCCGCTGGGTCGCCAATGACAAGCAGTGGCGCAAAGTAGCGTTTGCTCCTTTCTGGTGGGTTGCAGATGGA contains:
- a CDS encoding IS3 family transposase (programmed frameshift) translates to MSKSRRKFTAEFKTRVALDALSGEQSLSELASKHGVHPNQISQWKQQAKEQIAAGFAGKSQKAQQNDEARIKELHAKIGQLTVEKDFLQQAFQNLSCERRRKIVDLGHPVLSVRRQCEILKLQRSTYYYQPIGESAYNLVLMKRIDELFLELPFFGSRQMRNVLRDEGHLIGRNRVRRLMRKMSLMAVYQKPKTSQPHPQHKTYPYLLRSKAITRPNQVWCADITYIPMRRGFLYLVAIMDWHSRAVLAWRVSNTMDADFCVAALEDAMNRYGVPEIFNTDQGSQFTSYEFTKTLREAGARISMDGRGRWMDNVMIERLWRSLKYECLYLREIETGSELCRVLAWWFGFYNNRRPHKTFDGRKPMEIYQQYKPEGVPPLISPRWAA